A window of Solanum stenotomum isolate F172 chromosome 3, ASM1918654v1, whole genome shotgun sequence contains these coding sequences:
- the LOC125857573 gene encoding protein PLASTID TRANSCRIPTIONALLY ACTIVE 10: MQTLQTCSFFFTFPSPKTLLKPLNSSKFTAFPFFNLSTSSNFKHSPLTLHCFSSDEYPVGDDDAFLEAFGPKEKESEEEARRRNWVDRGWAPWEEILSPEADFARKSLNEGEEVALQSPEAIEAFRMLSPNYRKKKIKEMGITEDEYYAKQFEIKGDIPEPLETMWSGPLVVRHVPPRDWPPRGWEVDKKELEFIREAHKMQAVRVDYDKVEEVVNEETDDMSLERYKVFLKQYNEWVAANKDRLEEESYKYDQDYYPGRRKRGKDYQDGMFELPFYYPGQICAGKVTAIHLYQGAFVDIGGVHDGWVPIKRNDWYWIRHHIKVGMHVIVEILAKRDPYRFRFPIEMRFVDPNIDHLIFNRFDFPPIFHREEDTNLDELRRDCGRQPIPRKDPGVKVEEEPLLSNHPYVDKLWQIHNAEQMILDDMEANPDKYEGKNLTELADEEDFDEENSTEYSKAYYKKALLTKIITKVSVRELDLEAALAERQHHNKLRIEAQERGEVYKISKLRRNIEMDEYDFIHWRRSLEEREALLRDISCRRALGLPLEEPGRYVDPSAISKDQYDPESPLYRYDYWGEPKNSDKSKQERMTDAHNKSIVGKGTVWYELSYEDAIKEQMQMEAQGFVRELYDEDSDSDQVNTDDEDDEEDFDYSILGDPSENTTNQPYVNGTESSQLSDEGMFED, encoded by the exons ATGCAAACTCTTCAAActtgttctttcttcttcacatttCCATCTCCTAAAACCCTCCTTAAACCCCTAAATTCTTCTAAATTCACTGCTTTTCCTTTCTTCAATCTCTCTACTTCATCTAATTTCAAGCATTCCCCTCTTACTCTTCATTGTTTCAGTTCAGATGAATACCCAGTAGGTGATGACGACGCATTTCTCGAAGCTTTTGGACCCAAAGAGAAAGAATCTGAAGAAGAAGCCCGGCGCCGGAACTGGGTCGACCGTGGTTGGGCTCCATGGGAAGAAATCCTCTCACCTGAAGCTGATTTTGCTCGGAAATCTCTTAATGAAGGTGAAGAAGTTGCGCTTCAGTCACCTGAAGCTATTGAAGCTTTCAGAATGCTTAGTCCCAACTACCGGAAAAAGAAGATTAAGGAAATGGGTATAACGGAAGATGAGTATTACGCTAAGCAATTTGAGATTAAAGGTGATATTCCTGAGCCTTTGGAGACTATGTGGTCTGGGCCGTTGGTGGTTCGACATGTACCACCTAGGGATTGGCCGCCGAGGGGGTGGGAGGTTGATAAGAAGGAATTGGAGTTCATTAGGGAAGCTCATAAGATGCAGGCTGTGAGAGTGGACTATGATAAAGTGGAGGAGGTGGTGAATGAGGAGACTGATGATATGAGTTTGGAACGGTATAAAGTGTTCTTGAAGCAGTATAATGAGTGGGTTGCTGCTAACAAGGATagattagaagaagaatcttaCAAG TATGACCAAGACTATTATCCTGGCAGGAGAAAAAGGGGAAAGGATTACCAAGATGGAATG TTTGAACTCCCATTTTACTACCCAGGACAA ATTTGTGCTGGTAAAGTGACAGCTATACACCTTTATCAAGGAGCATTTGTTGATATTGGAGGTGTTCATGATGG GTGGGTGCCAATAAAGCGAAATGACTGGTATTGGATCCGCCATCACATAAAAGTTGGTATGCATGTCATAGTTGAAATTCTG GCTAAACGTGATCCTTACAGGTTTCGGTTCCCTATTGAGATGCGCTTTGTTGATCCTAACATAGATCACCTAAT CTTTAATAGATTTGATTTTCCGCCTATATTTCATCGTGAAGAGGATACAAATCTAGATGAATTGCGT CGTGACTGTGGAAGACAACCTATTCCTAGAAAAGACCCTGGAGTCAAAGTTGAAGAAGAACCACTACTATCAAATCACCCTTATGTGGACAAG TTATGGCAGATCCATAATGCTGAACAAATGATTCTGGATGACATGGAGGCAAATCCTGATAAATATGAAGGCAAAAACTTGACAGAGTTAGCTGACGAGGAAGattttgatgaagaaaataGCACTGAGTACTCCAAAGCTTATTATAAGAAAGCGTTGCTTACCAAGATTATTACA AAAGTCAGCGTAAGAGAGCTTGACTTGGAAGCTGCACTTGCTGAGCGTCAG CACCATAATAAACTgagaatagaagcacaagaacGAGGAGAGGTGTACAAAATTTCCAAGCTGAGACGAAACATTGAGATGGATGAATACGATTTTATCCATTGGCGTCGGTCCCTTGAGGAAAGAGAGGCTCTATTAAGAGATATAAGCTG TCGCCGTGCCCTTGGGCTCCCACTGGAAGAGCCTGGTAGGTATGTGGATCCAAGTGCTATCAGCAAGGATCAGTATGATCCTGAAAGTCCCTTGTATAGATATGACTACTGGGGCGAGCCAAAGAACTCAGATAAGAGCAAGCAGGAGCGAATGACGGATGCTCACAATAAATCTATTGTTGGCAAAGGTACTGTTTGGTATGAGTTGTCATATGAAGATGCCATCAAGGAGCAGATGCAGATGGAGGCCCAAGGATTTGTGCGGGAGTTGTATGATGAAGATTCTGACAGCGACCAAGTGAATACAGATGATGAAGATGACGAGGAAGACTTCGATTACAGCATCCTAGGCGACCCAAGTGAAAATACAACCAACCAACCTTATGTCAATGGAACTGAATCTTCTCAGCTATCAGATGAAGGAATGTTTGAAGATTAA